The window CATTagaagacgagagagagagagagagagagagagagagagagaccagcTCCGAGATGAGAAACGCAAGCACCCCTGGAATGGAGACGCGACTAGAGTTGGGATTATAACAGCATAAATACCGTAGCTTCCcgtaactttttttattttattttattgctgAAGTGTTATAATAGTAAAAAGTCAATCACTTAATTATCATCCAATATTTATGTGGTCAGAAAATTTGGCATGACATTAAATCTAATGAATTGACCATTGTGGCTCATCAGAGAAATCCAATCAGCAAAGACCACAAAAATATCGTCATTTCGCCTCAATCGATAGAGAGAAAATATGTAAACCTCACCAGAGCAGCCATGGAAGTCCAAATGTTTGCTGATGCACATTCGTCTCTCTGCGGAATACTATGCTTTCTCATAGTTTAAGAGAGAGGCACTCAGCCTCAGGTGCTCCTCTTTTCTTATCAAAACTTCTTTTTATACTGAAGCACCATTCATATATCGTCGAAACTCTAATTACCTTCTGAATCGTTCAGGACAATAGACAGAAGAAGTGGAAAGCAATGATTTTGCTCTCTTGTTCAAAGTCCTCTCATTGATTGTGAATCTGATCGAACAAAGGAGTATGGCCTCGGTACTTCTCGTTCATGCAGTGCTTCATCTTCTCACTCAAAGGCAAACTAAAGAATGAGTTTTTCGACAAATGTCTTGGATTGCACACGACGAACCAAGAGAGTTGAAAACTCGGATTGCCTTGGACTAATCGCTCCGATATCACTGCGGCCTTTCCATAGCCATCATGAAAGCAACGGATTTATACTAAGTGTTTTGATGCCCTCTTCATTCCAAGTCTCCagcgaagaagatgaacatctttaagaagaagaagaagaagaagaagaagaagaagaagaagaagaagaagaagaagaagaagaagaagaggagaagaagaaggtttGGCACGTTGGACTCAAAATTTGGACTTgaaatttgtttcattttccaCTTTGAACGtgtaattcttttaaaaaaaccaCGTCAtacccaaaatttattttaaaaggcCACCTaagacaaatcgtcaaaatagaCATTTCAATGATCGATTTTTCACTAATGTAACATTCAAGTggagaaaaaaagtttatgactctCGAATAAATGTATTAATACCATTCTAGGGAGAGAGAGTAGCTAAGATTTTGCAagatagagagagtgagaaCTAAGagggcccatctcataaataaAGTGTTTTTTAGGATTTCGTTTTGAACCAATTCTACATGAGAATTGGCTTTGAAACCAGTTCATAACCAATTCCACCTATTCCAGCTTAATCCGGTCGAATAAGGTCAATAGGGCTGGGTTATTAAATAAAATCAACTTGGTTGCTTATCCCTTATCATGATGGAATTCCAAGCCTTATTTACCCTTAACGTAATGGAACTCCAACCCTTCTTTACCAATAGGggaaatattaccaaaaactCCGaattttgcccaaagtgacaaatttatcacaaactttttttattatataaaaaaccaaaaactttgCAAACCGTAACATATTTACCCTACCAAGGgcatttttatcttctttttttctattctttttttttttttttttttctgatctcTTCCCTCCATCGGCCATGGTGGGGGCAAGCTAGAGTcaagcgagggcggccctcaaTAGGGTCAAGCGAGGCCCTCCCTCACCCGATTCGACAAgggtgagggcaaccctcaccctaCGCCGGCAAGGGTGGCCCTAGCTTAGCCCAAGCGAGGGCGATCCTtgctcgacgccggcgaggccaaccctcgctTGACTCtagcttccctccgccatggccggtgaagggaagacaaaagaaaggaaaaaaaagagagtaaaagacCAAAAAGCCTTATAATTtaagtaaatatgtcacacgAATACAAGTTCAAGGTTTTTTatgtcatgaaaaaaaattgaataaatatatcacaattgGCAAactttggggtaaatttgtcatttttggcgaaattttaggttttttttgtGGTCTTTTCCCTTACCAAGCTTAAATAAAACCACCGGCAgcggtggctccgctggataagaCCCTGCTGATTTTCAGCCTAGAGGTGAAAGGTTCAAACCCAAGGGAgacgctaggtgtattaagtgtgatttaggggtggtgggtcctcctacttaagtgtcacttgggGTTTACAACGCAGCTGTCGGttgcaagccggttcctccaacaaaaaaaaaaaaaagagcttaaATAAACCACCCACCGTGGTGGCTCAGCTGGATAAGCGCTAGACTTCCATCGAGGAGGTCTAGTGTTCGAAGCtcctgcaacgcaagttgcaggaAGACTAACTTTGAGACTCTTGGCGACTTACCggtggcacgtgtgtggtggctagcacgcGTCGTCCCCAGTGATTTACCTTCGGCTGCCAGCCGTgcgggttccctgggtcacaacCTGGGTGGCGCTGTTAGCAGCGAGTTTTTCCCCTAACGCAAGAGGAGAAGTTCGATTTCCGAGCATCGCATGGTGACTTACTCggtggcacgtgtgtggtggctagcacgtgttGCCCCTAGGGTTTACCCCCGTTACCTCAAGCCTTTCGGGCCGGCCGTgcgggttccctgggtcacaatCTGGGTGGCGCTGTTAGCAGCGAGTTTTTCCCCTAACGCAAGAGGAGAAGTTCGATTTCCGAGCATCGCATGGTGACTTACTCGAtggcacgtgtgtggtggctagcatGTGTTGCCCCTAGGGTTTACCTCCGTTACCTCAAGCCTTTCGGGCTGTCCGTATTGGTACAGTGCGCGGGTTCCCtggatcaccaaaaaaaaagaaaaaaacttaaatatGATTGGTTCAATAAGCAATTCTATGAAATTACATGCACTCGCCCTAATCCATATAACTTAGGTCGTATGTTCTTAACctttgaatatatatttatggAAAAATGCAACCGATATTGACAAATGCAATTAAGATTTTCGCATgtgcatcttcatcttcaagtATCTTCGTctaaagaatttaattgacaaaattgaatttaataCATCAGTGATGAGACTTCGATGGTGACTTGAGCCACGATGGAAGAGGCATAAAACACATTTTAAACACACAGAATCTTTCTGAGGCTAAATTCAGTCATCGGATAACATGAAAAACGAGAATCAGCTGGACGGAGGCGGAAGGAATCAGCGGACGGAAGAACCAGAAACGCAAgcacaaaaccaaacaaaaacaaaggaagGAAGACCGATAACACGTGGCCGGTGGATATGAACCCAAAGATCGACGCCGGTGACGATCTCCTGCTCCCAAACTCTCAGCTAATCTGAACCTCACAGTATTCCCCCACGATTTCAATGACAGTATCATCCACGGGTCCCGCCACAGCGGCCTTCAGCACCAGCATCGATCTTTCTCTGTTCGtcttcacctccatggtctccCCGACATCCTCACTCCTCCCTCCTCTACTGCCACGCTCTTTTTTCCGTCTCCAGAGCGCCTGAATCGCTGTTAGTTTCTTTGGGGAATTTCGTCGAACACCCGGATGGCGTCCCTAGGGTCTCTGCAGTTTCTCAGCGAGCCGAAGGCAGAGAGCTCTCTACTCCTTTACTGCATCAATCGGCGTCGACCCAGATCGGGTTCGTGCGGTTATTGGCCGAGGAAGTCGCCGGTTCCGCTTCATTTGAGGGGCTTGTCTTGTGGGTTTTCGCGATCGAGAGATGCTGAAGATGGCTGGCTCAAGTGTTCATTTTGCCGTGGCAGAATGTCGGGTTTGTATGACAGAGGCCAGTTCTTGAGTGTGAGAGCGGCTGGGATGGGGTCTGCGGAAGGCGATGACGGTGATAGTCTAGAAACTGAGGACAAGCTCCAGGCCACCATTGAGAAGAGCAAGAGGGTTCTTGCAATGCAGAGAGACCTGCTCAATCAGGTAATTCTGTCGAAAAGGAAACTTTTGCTTTGTTCCAGTTTCTAGTTCTTCTCGGAAGACGGTTAACTTTTTAGGTTTTGGATGACAATCGTCTTTAATTTCACTGATTAAAAGTCAGCTTCGTGAAGTTTTCAAACTCTAAAACGTAAAGTGAATTTGGAAAGTGCAGTGCTTTTcaatagaaagaagaaaaagggagcgACGTATTGGTAGTTTTCCTTTAATTATATGATGAAGTTATGTTTAAGTTTCGACTTACATTGTAGGGCCTACTTAAATTATTCTCACTGTTAAAAAGCACCCAAAATTTAAACTAATCCAGGTCTAGCAAATTCAATGCTTTAGCTTCAGATATGCAGAATTTGATGGCATTCTATGGTCCTTGCTTTCTGGGAATCAAAGTTGAATATAAGTAACATGATATTCCATCCATTGAGAAGCTATGATCTCATCTGCATAAGAGGCTACACTTCATTTTCAAGCAGTATCATAGTTCGATTATGGTATAATTTTTAGTTCGATGGCTAAGTGCATCTGGTGTATGGTTGAAAAGATTTTCCATATTTATATATGGTAGTCATTTTCTTGCACTGACATAGTCTCAATGTAGGCTTGCTTCATTGGAGAGAATCTCTCAGGTCTAGTTCTTACCAAAGTAGCAGATTTCTATGCATTGTGGAAATTTTAGCTTGTCCAGCTGGCATGCAGAAATTTGCTAGCTTGGTGTTCAATCACAGCTGATTTCTTATATAATGAGTGCCTCCAGAAATTATCGAATGGAATCCCTTTTGTCGAGTGTAGCATAAAGATAATGATTCCCCACTGTCTacttcttttataaaaaaaatggtaacgGTCAATTACTTCTGCTATCTTTTTGAACCTTGAAGagcatttattttgattcttttgtATTTTACCTAGTCCTCTGAACCCAAACTTTTTCATCAACTAATTATTTCTAACAACTAGGAGATGCATCCCTTGTCCTTTAAACTCATTATCTTGTCAGTTCTCTGTTGCATTATCTTCAGTCTCCTATTGTGTTCTTTTGttggcctattttcttttttcttttttgtttccgtttctgtctttctttctttttctttttttttttttttgtttggcgGGGGGGGGGGTTCTGTTTGACATACTGTTGTGCACTGATTTTGCGCAAGGAGTGAGGGATCAATCTGGTGGTGGTCCGCCTTAATTAGAtgtaagtggatttttttttaggtgGTAACAAAACCATGATGCTTCAGATGAGTGATATTATAATGGAGTTGATCTTTCTTCAAGGTCTTTATCTAACTTAtctaattttcttcttgttaTCTGTAAcctttttttcactttgttGTCCTCTGAAGATTGCTGAGAGAAGAAAATTGGTTTCTACTATAAAAAACAGCACAATTAGCGCAACAGAGGCTGAAACTGCATATGAAAATGGGATGAGCACATCTTCACATCAGGATGTTGCTTCAACTTCTGACAACTATACTACTTTTGAAGATAATGTCCTTGGACAAACAAATGGGCAAAGTTTTTCAGGGAGCCCACTGCATTCAACAAAGGAGGCACCAGAAAGTGTACTAACTAAAGAACCTGATAAAGCAGAGAGAAACCTTGAAAGTCAGTTTTCTTCTAAGGTGACACCTTCCAGCAGTGATTCTCCAGAACATTCGAACAACATCAGTTCAGTTTCAGTTCAGTCCACAGAGATGCCATCATTTCTTTCGAGTACCCTGGAGGTTGAACCTTTAGAGGTGGAACAGAATGAAAGTTTGAAGGAATCAAGCCTTCAGAATGTTGATAATGAGACAGCAGATCCAGTCTCTGAGGACATGGAACCCCCTCCTTTGGCTGGACCCAATGTCATGAATATTATATTGGTTGCTGCAGAATGTGCTCCATGGTCTAAAACAGGTACTCTCACAGTGGACACTATTAATGGTGTAGAGTAACAAAAGTAAATTACTAGAGCATTGCAAATTCGTATTTCAGTCTAGGTTAGTAGAATGTAGTCAGTTGCCACAAGAGATCGTCTAATTTGATAAATCCTATGGCTTCCCAAGGTTTATAAGCTAACTATATGCATGGAATGTTGGGTTGACATTATAAAACTGTATCAATTAGTTTGAAAAGCTCCTTCCAAGTGTCTGTAGCTATATAATGAATAAGTACAACCAGATGTCATGCTTTTTGCCTGTTTATTTAATGCTAAAGTTTGACTAACATGTCAAGAGTATATTGTAGGTGGGCTTGGAGATGTGGCTGGATCTTTACCAAAAGCTTTGGCTCGTCGGGGGCATAGGGTTATGGTAATGTCAATACCCTAATCCTCCCATGTCTTTGAAATACTTGATAACTATGATTAAACCGTTTTGGGTAACTTACTAGGAATGTGTGCAGCATTCATTGTTAAGTAGCAGTTGCGGATAATAGTTGTATATGCAGAAAAATTTTCTACATGTTCATCTTTAAAATAGCATATAAAATGAACTGCCAACATCTCTCAGtggctttctttttccccctaaCTGAAGAGAAGAGACATGTgttgcaaacaattttttttattggcttAAACTTAGAATTTGTCCAGCTACTATTGTGAGATTTATGGCATGTTTACTGAAACTTTGTAGCAACTCAATTAacctaaaataaatcaaactatAGTTACacttcctcttttatttttattaaataggttGTGGCACCTCGATATGGAAACTATGCTGAAGCCCAGCAAATAGGCGAGAGGAAAAGGTACAAGGTTGATGGCCAGGTTTGCACAGCTTCTGAATTTTATCTCatatgatttttgtttcttatgtACCGTGGGCTTTTACACTTTTAATGCTCCGTATAATTTACAGGATCATGAGGTCTCATATTTCCAGGCCTATATAGATGGTGTGGATTTTGTTTTCATTGACAGCCCGATGTTTCGTCATATTGAGAACAACATCTATGGAGGGAACCGAGtggtcagttttttttttttttttttttttccactagaAATAATTTGAACATTATGTCTTTGCAGATACATATATTTTGTATTTATCATATATACTTACCATGCTTATAACACTGACTACCAGACAAGATAGAACATTAGCAACTCTATTCTGTGTTCTCAGGGATAACCATGACCCTTGGTTCTTTAATAGTTACACTAAATCGAGTACACACTGGCTATGATTTTCCCttcttatatttttcaataacaATTACTCATTAAGCATTTTGATCATGTCTTACCATTATCAATTGATTCCTTGTGGTCTGATAGCTTGGTGAATGGTTCTGACTGTCCTTTTGGCAAAATGCATGACCTCTTGTGGATATCTTTCCTATTATCTCTGTAATAGTTCTTGATCATTATGCTGACTGTGAAACAAAAACAGATGAGGAATCATCTTCAATCATTGCTTTGCTGCACGAGAGATCTCATATCCTGTAGCTTTGATGGTGCAggacattttgaaaagaatggTGCTGTTTTGCAAAGCAGCTGTTGAGGTATTGATTATTGGTAGAATCCATTCTTGTTTCTACATGATGCCTGTTGATCACATTGGTTTGGCACCCAATAGTCAAGAAGTAGcacatgcatcatgccatatgccaATTATGGTGTCAAAACACATAATTATCTTATACGGTGATCTAAAGTAGTAGTCCATATGGGTAGATGGAatagcttttgttttttttttccacctagCACGCTTGACACCTTATCAACACTGGTCGGTGGCTTGCAGGTCCCCTGGCATGTCCCATGTGGTGGTATCTGCTACGGGGATGGCAATTTGGTTTTCATCGCCAATGATTGGCATACTGCATTGTTGCCAGTATACCTCAAGGCTTATTACAGGGACAATGGTTTAATGTCATTTACAAGGTCAATTCTAGTGATCCACAACATAGCTCACCAGGTAGCTTTCTGAAGCTTTGTCTtcaagtttatgatcattgCACTCTGAACTCTTAATGTCTGATGTGTAGTACCAGCTTGTCTTCTATACTAGTACTGCAGTAGCTCTCTATTTGCAAAAGCAACCGAGACAGTAGCTTTCCATTTGGGTTCTAAGATAGGGCATTGCTTGTGTATACGAATTGTATGAATGGAAATCAGTTGCTGTTTGCGAGCGCGAGTGAGTGATACCATGGGTGATACAAGGCTCGAGCCCAAAAGATCACATTCCCTACCTGTGTGATCCCATGACCCTAGAGATCCTCCACAAAAGAACTATTTGTTTTGTGTTGTGTGTGCATTGAAAATGTAGTGGAGGCTCGAGCATTTCATGTGGACAATGAAGT of the Eucalyptus grandis isolate ANBG69807.140 chromosome 10, ASM1654582v1, whole genome shotgun sequence genome contains:
- the LOC104421995 gene encoding granule-bound starch synthase 2, chloroplastic/amyloplastic; the protein is MASLGSLQFLSEPKAESSLLLYCINRRRPRSGSCGYWPRKSPVPLHLRGLSCGFSRSRDAEDGWLKCSFCRGRMSGLYDRGQFLSVRAAGMGSAEGDDGDSLETEDKLQATIEKSKRVLAMQRDLLNQIAERRKLVSTIKNSTISATEAETAYENGMSTSSHQDVASTSDNYTTFEDNVLGQTNGQSFSGSPLHSTKEAPESVLTKEPDKAERNLESQFSSKVTPSSSDSPEHSNNISSVSVQSTEMPSFLSSTLEVEPLEVEQNESLKESSLQNVDNETADPVSEDMEPPPLAGPNVMNIILVAAECAPWSKTGGLGDVAGSLPKALARRGHRVMVVAPRYGNYAEAQQIGERKRYKVDGQDHEVSYFQAYIDGVDFVFIDSPMFRHIENNIYGGNRVDILKRMVLFCKAAVEVPWHVPCGGICYGDGNLVFIANDWHTALLPVYLKAYYRDNGLMSFTRSILVIHNIAHQGRGPVDDFSFVDLPPHYIDLFKLYDPLGGDHFNIFAAGLKTADRVVTVSHGYAWELKTSEGGWGLHNIINEMDWKLRGIVNGIDTKEWSPQYDVHLKSDGYTNYSLENLQTGKAQCKEAFQRELGLPVHPNVPLLGFIGRLDHQKGVDLIAEAVPWLMGQDVQLVMLGTGRQDLEQMLRQFEGQHRDKIRGWVGFSVKMAHRITAASDILLMPSRFEPCGLNQLYAMSYGTIPVVHAVGGLRDTVEPFDPFNNTGLGWTFDSAEANKLINALGYCLMTYRQYKESWEGIQRRGMTKDLSWDNAARNYEEVLVAAKYQW